A segment of the Rhodopirellula bahusiensis genome:
TCGACCCGCCGCTTGTGGCCCAGGTCCAACGATTGAAACTCCTGCCGTACCCATTCGACCACCATCCGTGCAACCTCCGTGCGATGAAAATCCAATTCGGAAAATCTTCGCACGGACGCGGCAAAAGGCAAGGAAAAGTTGTGGGGTATAAAAAGGCTTCCAAGCCCGGCGATATCTGCCTCGATGCTCTCTACAACCGAGCCGGATTGACCGGAACCGTCGGGATCTCACCCGACGCTTTGGCTCGCAGCAACGGACGCAATCGCCGGATGACGGCAAGGGCCCGCTCATCCGAATCCTCGGCCAGGTTCTCGAATTCGTTCGGATCGCTTTGGTGGTCGTACAGCTCGACCCCGTGCCGGCCTTCAGCCCACTCGGTGTATCGGTAGCGATGCGTGCGAATGCTGCATCCCATCACTTGCTCGGGCAATCGATCGTCCGCGGGACGCAAGACCTGCGTGATCGCCGTGCCGTTCCACTGGGCGACCGGATCGTTCAGCAAAGGTTTCAAGCTGCGACCGGCCAATCCGCTCGGTGACTCAATCCCCGCCAAATCGGTGAGCGTCGGGTAGATGTCCACGAACTCGACAATCCGATTGCAGGACCCGTGTCCCGTTTGCGATGGATCGCGAATGATCAGCGGTGATTGGGCTCCTTCTTCGAACAGCGTTCGCTTCTGCCAGACTCCGTTGTGTTCCCCAAGGTGGTAACCGTGATCGCTCCAGAAAACCACGATTGTGTTGTCGGCCAGTTCCAAATCCTCGAGAGCCGCGAGCAAGCGTCCGACTTGAGCGTCGACAAACGAAACGCACGCGTAGTAAGCCTGGGTCGCTTTTAACAGCGTTGGTTCATCGAGGCCATAGTTGGGAACCGGACAATTGTGAGCGAACGCCGCCGTGGGAATGTCTTCGCGATCACCAGCGGGAGCGTACGGCAATCGCAATGACTCCAGCGGGTACATGTCGAAGTACTTTTTCGGTGCGACATAGGGCGTGTGTGGTCGAAAGAAACCGACACCCAAGAAGAATGGTTCGTCTTTCTTTTCTCGCATGATGCGGATAGCTTCCGTCGCGATCATGCCATCGGTCTGTTCTTTGTCTTCGCCATCAGCCGCAAACCAACTGAGTGCACCACTGATCTTCCGGTGCGGTTCGGCATTGAAGATGAGGTGTTCTTCGTCCTTGTCACGCCCCTTCGGATTGACCGTTTGGTTCCACGATGGCGGGTCATCAAAGCCGTCCGTTCCGATCGAGGCCGGCACGTTGTAGTGATAGATCTTGCCGACTCGAGCGGCGAAGTAACCGGCCTGCTGGAATGCTTGCGACAACGTGACGACGTTCGGAACTTCATCGCGAAAATGTCGGTCGAGGTCGTAGACTTTGATTTGATCGGGACGCAGTCCGGTCATCACCGACGCTCGCGTGGGATTGCAAAGCGGCAGTTGGTTGTACGCTCGGCGGAAACAGGTTCCCATCGCCGCCAATCGGTCGATGTTGGGTGTCTTGGCTACCACATCGCCGTAGCAACCCAGCGTCGATGCCAAGTCGTCGACGGCGATGAACAGCACGTTGGGTTGGGAAGGCTTCGCCTGAGGTTCTGCGTTGGCCGAAGTTGCGTGTATGGCAATGCATAGGAAGAGTGTTGCGAGCATCCACACGCGGTTGCTGCGTTGGGTGTGGATGGAATGAAATGAGAAGGTGGGGGCCAGGTGCATGGGGAGTGGGGGAGTGGGGGAGTGGGGGAGTGGGGGAGTGGGAGAGTGGGAGAGTGGGAGAGTGGGAGAGTGGGAGAGTGGGAGAGTGGGAGAGTGGGAGAGTGGGAGAGTGTACGCCGGGCTTCCAAGCCCGGCGCGAGCGAGAACAGTACGCTGGGCTTCCAAGCCCGGCGAAAACAGACGTCAACTCCGCGCTCTTGCGTTCATCGACGCGGAGACACTTCGCTCGGCTCGATGCGTGTGAATTCCACAAAGTATGCCC
Coding sequences within it:
- a CDS encoding sulfatase, giving the protein MLATLFLCIAIHATSANAEPQAKPSQPNVLFIAVDDLASTLGCYGDVVAKTPNIDRLAAMGTCFRRAYNQLPLCNPTRASVMTGLRPDQIKVYDLDRHFRDEVPNVVTLSQAFQQAGYFAARVGKIYHYNVPASIGTDGFDDPPSWNQTVNPKGRDKDEEHLIFNAEPHRKISGALSWFAADGEDKEQTDGMIATEAIRIMREKKDEPFFLGVGFFRPHTPYVAPKKYFDMYPLESLRLPYAPAGDREDIPTAAFAHNCPVPNYGLDEPTLLKATQAYYACVSFVDAQVGRLLAALEDLELADNTIVVFWSDHGYHLGEHNGVWQKRTLFEEGAQSPLIIRDPSQTGHGSCNRIVEFVDIYPTLTDLAGIESPSGLAGRSLKPLLNDPVAQWNGTAITQVLRPADDRLPEQVMGCSIRTHRYRYTEWAEGRHGVELYDHQSDPNEFENLAEDSDERALAVIRRLRPLLRAKASGEIPTVPVNPARL